The following proteins come from a genomic window of Lolium rigidum isolate FL_2022 chromosome 5, APGP_CSIRO_Lrig_0.1, whole genome shotgun sequence:
- the LOC124653232 gene encoding glycine-rich RNA-binding protein 2-like translates to MADGGAEYRCFVGGLAWATDDRGLEQAFSQYGEILDAKIINDRETGRSRGFGFVTFATDEAMRNAIEAMSGKELDGRNITVNEAQSRRSGGGGGGGGGYGGQRGGGGYGGGGGGYGGGGGGYGGDRGGGGYGGDRGGGYGQGGGGYGGQRGGGGYGGGGGYGGGGGGGDRWN, encoded by the exons atggcggacggcggcgcggagTACCGCTGCTTCGTCGGCGGGCTCGCCTGGGCCACCGACGACCGCGGCCTCGAGCAGGCCTTCAGCCAGTACGGCGAGATCCTCGACGCCAAG ATCATCAACGACCGCGAGACGGGCCGCTCCCGCGGCTTCGGATTCGTCACCTTCGCCACCGACGAGGCCATGCGCAACGCCATCGAGGCCATGAGCGGCAAGGAGCTCGACGGCCGCAACATCACCGTCAACGAGGCCCAGTCCCGCCGCTCCGGCGGtgggggaggaggcggaggcggctacGGCGGCCAGCGCGGCGGAGGCGGctacggaggtggcggcggcggctacggcggcggcggtggtggctacGGCGGTGACCGCGGCGGTGGTGGCTACGGCGGCGACCGTGGTGGCGGCTAcggccagggcggcggcggctatggaggccagcgcggcggcggaggctatggcggtggcggcggctacggtggcggtggcggcggcggcgaccgctggAACTGA
- the LOC124653911 gene encoding ADP-ribosylation factor-like protein 2, with amino-acid sequence MGLLSIIRKIKRKEKEMRILMVGLDNSGKTTIVLKINGEDTSVISPTLGFNIKTIQYQKYSLNIWDVGGQKTIRSYWRNYFEQTDGLVWVVDSSDVRRLDDCRAELHNLLKEERLAGSSLLVFANKQDIQGALKPDEIAKVLNLEVMNKDRHWKIVGCSAYSGEGLLQGFDWLVQDIASRIYVLD; translated from the exons ATGGGTCTTCTCAGCATCATTAGAAAAATCAAGCGCAAGGAAAAGGAGATGCGGATTCTCATGGT TGGCCTGGACAACTCGGGTAAGACGACTATTGTGCTCAAGATAAATGGAGAGGACACCAGTGTCATTAGCCCTACACTTGGCTTTAATATCAAGACCATCCAGTACCAAAA GTACTCGCTGAACATATGGGATGTCGGGGGACAGAAGACCATCCGTTCATATTGGAGGAACTACTTCGAGCAGACTGATGGCCTAGTTTGGGTGGTTGATAGCTCTGATGTCCGAAGGCTGGATGACTGTCGTGCTGAGCTCCACAATCTCCTGAAAGAAGAG AGACTAGCTGGATCATCGTTGTTAGTCTTTGCAAATAAACAAGACATTCAGGGCGCTCTGAAGCCTGACGAAATCGCCAAG GTTCTGAACCTTGAAGTGATGAACAAGGACCGGCACTGGAAGATCGTGGGGTGCAGCGCCTACAGCGGCGAGGGTCTGCTCCAGGGTTTCGACTGGCTTGTCCAGGACATTGCCTCACGCATCTACGTCCTCGACTGA